A window of Candidatus Margulisiibacteriota bacterium genomic DNA:
AAAAACGGGTCATTCGTTCATCGGTAATCGGCAAAACTCCTTCCTTGGCTTTTTCTCGGAAAAAAGGGACCACACTGCCACGACTCCCAACCACATTGCCGTAACGAACAACGGCAAAACGAGTATCATGCAAACCAGCATATGAATTACCTGAAATAAATAGTTTATCGGAACATAGTTTAGTCGCACCGTATAGATTTATTGGATTACAAGCTTTATCGGTACTAAGAGCGACAACTCGTTTAACTCCTTTATCGATCGCCGCTTCAATGATATTCATCGCCCCATTAATGTTGGTCTTGATCGCTTCTGATGGATTATATTCCATCGCCGGGACCTGCTTGAGAGCGGCGGCGTGAACAACAAAATCAACCCCATCGAACGCACGCATTAACCGATCCTTATCCCGAACATCGCCGATAAAAAATCTCACCCTATTCTGGTCTTTGAGATATTGCTGCATCTCAAACTGTTTTAGCTCATCCCGACTATAAACAATCAGTCGCTCTGGACACGCCTCCTTAAGCACAATATCGATTAGTTTTTTGCCAAACGATCCCGTTCCGCCAGTAATTAAAACACTTTTCCCATCAAATACATGTTTTTCTTTTTTTGTCATTAAAGCCCCCTATTTTATTCCAGTTCTTTTAATACCTTTTTATAAACATTTATTATTTTAGCAGGTAATGTAGGGTTCAACAATTGGAGGAGATGCTTGCCGAGAATACGATATTGTCCGCCGATCTTGGCCGCTTTGAGTACCCCTTTCCGAATGAGGCGGCGAAACGTCGAATCAGAGATCTTCAGGAGTGAAATAGCCTCTTGAGGCGTATAGACTTCGTTCTCTTGGATGCCCATATAATATAGTATAGGAGGTTATTCAGGGGCTGTCAAGTCCTAGTCAGAACTAGTCATTACTAGTCTTATTACCAGTTGGGCGATTGCCAAGGAAGCGGTCAGCCCTGGGGATTCGATCCCGATCAGATTGATAAAACCGGAATAACCGTTAGCCGACTCCTCTTTAATGACAAAGTCGCGGAAACCGTCGTCCGGGCCCTGTAGTTTTGGCCTGATCCCGGAAGTATCCGGGCTAATCATCTCTTCTTTCAACCAGGGGAAATAGGTCCTGGCCGCGCGGTAAAACTCCGCCCGCTTAGCCGGGTCGACTTCATAAATTAAATTCTCGCCATAATGGGCATCGGGCCCTAAACGGATCTGCCCGGTCAGGTCTAGAGTGGCGTGGACTCCGAGTCCATATCCTTGCTTATGAGGGACCGGATAAACCAGGTGGTGAATTTTCCCTTTGGCCCCGGGAATGGAAAAGTAATCTCCTTTGCAGGGATAAAGATTATAATGCAGTTTTTTGACATCGAAACCGGCCAATCCGGCAATCTGGTCCGAACCAAGCCCGGCCGCGTTAATAACCCGTTCAGCCAGGATTTTTTCGCCGTTCGAAGTTTCAATTATATATCCACCGGATTGTTTCCTGATACCGGTAACCTCATGATTAAAAGCAAAAAGCACTCCATT
This region includes:
- a CDS encoding NAD(P)/FAD-dependent oxidoreductase, which translates into the protein MEKIKYAIIGAGVVGLAIAKVLSDRHDGDLMVFEKYDSFGQETSSRNSEVIHAGIYYPPNTLKSRLCLEGNSLLYKLCETAGIKYQNCGKVIISTNEEEKKEIEKIYQNCIEIGVPGISLLTEAEVEKLEPNVFALTGIMSATTGIIDSHGLMKYYYQQAQANGVLFAFNHEVTGIRKQSGGYIIETSNGEKILAERVINAAGLGSDQIAGLAGFDVKKLHYNLYPCKGDYFSIPGAKGKIHHLVYPVPHKQGYGLGVHATLDLTGQIRLGPDAHYGENLIYEVDPAKRAEFYRAARTYFPWLKEEMISPDTSGIRPKLQGPDDGFRDFVIKEESANGYSGFINLIGIESPGLTASLAIAQLVIRLVMTSSD
- the pseB gene encoding UDP-N-acetylglucosamine 4,6-dehydratase (inverting), which produces MTKKEKHVFDGKSVLITGGTGSFGKKLIDIVLKEACPERLIVYSRDELKQFEMQQYLKDQNRVRFFIGDVRDKDRLMRAFDGVDFVVHAAALKQVPAMEYNPSEAIKTNINGAMNIIEAAIDKGVKRVVALSTDKACNPINLYGATKLCSDKLFISGNSYAGLHDTRFAVVRYGNVVGSRGSVVPFFREKAKEGVLPITDERMTRFWITLEQGVRFVISSFKRMHGGELFVPKIPSMNIMDLAKAIAPSCQTKVVGIRPGEKLHEVMISEDDARHTLELSDRYVIQPAFQWWSLTNHSQGKPVPEGFSYSSDTNEHWLSIPELQTMIEEQ
- a CDS encoding helix-turn-helix domain-containing protein; the protein is MGIQENEVYTPQEAISLLKISDSTFRRLIRKGVLKAAKIGGQYRILGKHLLQLLNPTLPAKIINVYKKVLKELE